The genomic region AATAGTGGATGGAAAGACAATTACttctgttttctcaaattttccaTATTTCCTACCAAACactatgaaaaaaaatatactttttctATCTTTCCATTTTTCTACCCTTCAATTTTCGatcttttcaaatttctttccacCCTACCAAGTAAAACTTTATAGTCTAGTATTGGATCGGTCCCTAAGAATTTCAACTTGGAATATTGGAAGTGTAGATTTGGAAATAGCATCAATCTAAGACAGATAAGGTTTCTCTCTACCCTGCTAATACAACAATACTTCCATTCAAGTCACGAATAAACTTTCTCTACATTTTTTCTCCCATATTAATTCTCTTTTTTGGTGTATATTTTTCAGTCTTAAGCTTTGACTATACATCGAATTTCAAATCCTTCGCTTCCTTTGAATCTCTTTTCATGTGTGGTACAAAAATTACATGAAGGAGAGTAGCTCCATCTTTTGAAGTGGAAAAGCAAAGTTACCCTTTTAGTttagaaaaaaggaagaaacaatTTACATCTACTGGGAAGAGCAGATTTTGTATTTTCATCTCACTTCCATGATAATATTGGCAGATTGTTAGCATAGCAGCTAGTTAGGGCCATGGAAATGTTTTGGTTCCCAAGACTGGCTGCTTATTCTTCTTCGAAGATTGTTTTGTTTGTATGAGATGAGACCTAAGGCTGTATTCTTCTAACTGTTCAATAGCAGTAGCAAGAAATCTTGTCAAAGATAAAGATAATAGATATGAtagtaaatatatgaaaatagaaacaaaacTTTACACTTGCACTATCTATTTTAGCCAGCTCATATGGTGAGCTGACGTTAGCCAACCAGTTTGATAGGGATGGCCTGACCTACAGTCGCAACATGGTAACCACAAGTTGATTATGTCATCATCCTATGGGTTAAACTTTGATCCATGCAAATGAAAGTTCCAGGTCCAAGCAATGTATAATGGTTAGTTGTTAATCATATTTAATCCAATAATTCAAGATCTGACAAGGCATGTAATGTGTGATCACCTGCAGATCTGCGGTTGAAGCCAACAGAGCTTCACATTGGTCAAGCATGTTTTGCTCTTGTGTAGAAATTGCAGCAAGTTCAGAAACCCAATTGTTTATCCCTTCCACCTACATCACATCGAATATTGAGAACCGTTAAGCATCTAGAATGaattactaacataaaaaacaCAAATCAGCTATGAAGTTGCATGCTAATAATATCCGAAttctgagtttttttttctaactacTTGTGTTGTCAGCaattatgtcaaaataataaagaaaatggtGGGTTGGATAAATACCTTTGGGACTAAAGAACAAATGGAGGATCCCATAGCCTGCATCACGTCGACAACAGAGCAAATAGCAGCTTTCAGTGATTCACTGTCCGCCTGATGAGTACAAAATACAGTGAGCATGTCAAGATTTCTCTTTGCGGATATTAGTCCAAAGTACTTCTCTAAACAAACATACCCTTCCCCCATCAGTTATGGGAAGATGGAGGGTGGTCGCCTTTAGATCTTCTATTGCTCCAGCTAAACAACGTATATGATCTCTTTCAAGTAACACCCAATCCTTGAGGTATCCCATCTGCATGACTCATGTATAAACATACATGAAAATTCTATAGACTgacagaaataaaaaaaggtacAAATTGGTATTCAAAAGCATGACTGAGTTGAAAATAATTGTCTCTATGTCTGATTGTCAAAGGCACTGGTGTTGCTTATCTATCCTCCATGGTTATGCAACAGAGTCAGTGGTGATGTTTTCCTCCTAGATTCGTCCTATATAAGTTCTAAATTTATAGCTTCACTTTTAGAACTTGTTGAATAAGTAAGCCTCATAAATATGGGGATGTGGAATACACTTGAATCCAATAAAATTCTTAGCACCAACCCAGATGGGAAAATTCAGACATATGAAAAGATTATTAACTGGAATTATGTCAGGAGCAAACTACTGAGGCTTGGGGCAAAATGCATGATGCAGAATGAACCTTCAGTCATGGCTTTTCAATTTAACTGTTAGACATGACTTTCTTCATTTACATAAAAGGTTAGCACTTAGCACAATTAGAAGATTATTATCTGTGGGCTGAACCTACTTTAGGAAACGCTAGCAGTTTTGATTCTCTAATTAAGACATAGATTTattgattatgattttttttcaattgagttttttcttgaattctcattgttattttatttcagttgagttcttttctttttagaatatGTTGATCTTTATTTaaagataaatgaaataataaacacTAAGTTGAAACTCTATGAAAAAAAATCTTCACAAAAATCATGGCGGTCACAAATCAACTTTACTTCTAGCTCATATCTAATAACTCGttctttttttaaacttaatctCGATGAATTACCTAATGAAATAGATACAAGAGATGATGGAACTTAATTGTTAGTTGtttcattattaaaatgtgtagttttttattcatcaaaacatgcTCATGTTTATGGGAGTTGCTAGTAAAGAAAGCTTAGCTgggttatttttgaaaaatgttggTGAGAAATTTGAAGAGATTTATCAAAGGTGTTAAAAAATGAGAATAAGTTTACATGAGCCTTATCTATTTCAGTAATTAGTAATGAAAGGATTAGTGGTGTGATAGTGATggttttattgaataaaattaccTTCATTTTGACTACAATGATGATTGATGGAAGTGTGCGGAAGTTACTTTTTCCAAGATTATCTTGACTCCAAGCTTGAGAACAAGCTCTTTCTCCAAAAGGAGAACAATGTTGTAGATGTTTTACGGCCAAACCTATGTTAGGAAAGGCCATTAGTTTCTGTTCTCTAATTAGGGCTTAGattttttattgtaatattatattagTTGATTTCGCTCCTTTCCAGAGTAAGtttcttatttatataataagcCTGATCCTTATTTGAAGGACAAATGAAATAATAACACttatgtcaatttttttatcaaaaacatGAAGAAATATAGGTCTCTCTTTAGAGTCCTAAGGCTTCAAGCTCCCTTTAATGAGCTTGAATGATTTTCCCTTCTATCACCCTACGACTCAATCCCAAACTCAAGACAATAAcccatttaaaatcttaaaagacACTTTAATTCCTTTAATCAACATCTCAGCCAAATTAAGAAGCTTGGAGGCTCGCATCAATGCTATATATCATCCCTGTAACCATGTAAAAATAAAGTAGGCCCCTTATTGATCTCAATATACTTCTAAAATTTGTGaatggataaaaaaatatactagTGATAAGAAATTTAGACCTATAGAGTGGACCAAAGCATAGCTTAGTGATATCCATATTTCCTCTAAAAGGTTCAATCTCCCTTTCCCTACAAAGCCACAATTTAGACCTAATAGTTGAAAGAAGTTAAATAAGTATGCATTGAATACCTCCGTTTAGTTTCACTTGGAGTTGCAAATAAAAAATGTGcctaaactattattataatgtcgaatttaaaatataacgGCATTTCTAACATCAAGACTATAGAATAAAAGTTTGTTGTAGAAGAAAGATAGTGTTACTGAGAGAGGCATTACTTGATCATTCAAAATAGAGTTCAACTTGAGCTCTAACTTCAACCGTTGGAGATTGATTCTTTTTTTGATCAAAGCATCCCACAGAACCAAAGTAGCATTCCAAACATTGTACAAAGTTTCCTGCAAgaacatatcaaaattttactctaatAGATTTAGCATGTTGTATGCCATATCTAAAGCTCCCCATCATATAAGCATATGAAACTACCATGAGTTTCTTCATAATAGGAAATGCATGATCCATGCCATATTTGAAGGTCTAAGCCCATCATATGCCTATACATTGTAATGAAGTTCCTCACAGTAGGAAACTAATAACTTGGACCAAGATGCAAGTAGGAAAATAGCCagaaattttctttattcaataattaaataagcgtaagagaaaaaaaatttcctattCATATCATCAAAGGTTATATCcatgaaatatatgctaatattTGTTGACAGAGTTGTTCCCTAAGACAAGAAATTTACCTCTGCGGTTACTTTCTGAATATACAATACAGCTTCTGAATGGGCATTGGCATATCGCCACTGCAAATAACGATTGTAAAGAAGATGCAGTTGATGAGCATCCTCTATGAAGCTTGCACTTTTTCTTACCTTCTGAAAATCAATGATAAAATTGATATCTAAAGTTGAGCTATGGGATTGACTAGATGAGGTGGATGTCCtcatttgagttggattgaCTACCCTTGGAGAAGGACTAACTCCTCTTGGAGTTGAATTGATAACTGAGGTTGAGCTAGAGGTGGATATCCTCATCCGATTTGGACTAACTACCCTTGGAGTTGGACTAAGTCCTCTTGGAGTTGAATTGATAACTGAGGTTGTGCTAGAGGTGGATGTCCTCATCCGAGTTGGACTAACTACCCTTGGAGTTGGACTGACTCCTCTTAGAGTTGAACTGATAACTGAGGTTGAGCTATGAGATTGACTAGATGAGGTGGACGTCCTCATCCAAGTTGGAGTAACTACCATTAGAGTTGGACTGGTAATTGAAGTTGAGCTATGGGATTGACTCGATGAGGTGGATGTCCTCATCTGAGTTGGACTAACTACCCTTGGAGTTGGACTGGCTCCTCTTGGAGTTGAATCCATAACTGAAGTTGAGCTATGGCATTGACTCGATGAGGTGGATGTCCTCATCCGAGTTGGACTAACTACCCTTGGAGTTGGATTGAACCCTCTTGGAGTTGAACTGATAACTGAAGTGGAGCTATGGGATTGACTCGATGAGGTGGATATCCTGATTGGAGTTGGATTGAGTCCTCTTGGAATTGAAATGATAACATTTGGAGTTGGACTTACTCCTCTTGGAGTTGAACTGATAACTGAAGTTAAGCTATGGGATTGACTCGATGAGGTGGATGTTCCCATCCGAGTTGGACTGACTACCCTTGGAGTTGAACTAATAACTGAAGTCGAACTATGAGATTGACTCAATATGCTGGATGTTCTTATTTGAATTGGACTAACTACCCTTGAAGTTGGACTGACTCCTCTTGGGGTTGAAATGAGAACTGAAGTTGAGCTATGGGACTGACTTGATGAGTTGGATGTCCTCATCCTAGTTGGACTCAGTACCCTTGGAGTTGGAATGACTCCTCTTGGAGTTGAACTGAAAACTGAAGTTGAGTTTTGGGATTGACTTGATGCGATGGATGTCCTAATCCGAGTTGGACTGACTTCCCTTGGAGGTAGACTAACTCCTCTTGGAGTGGGGCCAACTCCTCTTGGAGGTGGACTGGAAGGTCCTGCCGGATATGGACTAATGCTCCTAGAAACAGAGGTCGTACTTGGTGACTGAGATCGAGATCCAGAATTTGCTACAGTCAATTTTTCCAATGAACTTGCACAAAGGATCCCAATAGGTACAGTTGTTCGCAGAGGcttatcattaattaaaattgccTCAGACCCTACTCGACCAATTTCTTCATGTGGTAACAACCTTGCAGCATCGCTAGAAGTTTTTTGTAAAGGTTTACCTAAATTATTAGACATTAGCATTCTTTTCAGTGATGATACTGTTCCTGGAATCGGTgtagataaatttttaacaatcttATCCCCAAAATCCACACTTTTGTTCAATGAATTGGAAGATAATTTCCCACCAATTCTACTTGGCCATCGATGATGATCTATCAATCGGCTAGGCAAATCATCAATAGGTTTTGCATTTTCAGACTGATCAGCTACATTTTTCCCTTCAAGtagatttctttttctctctggACTAGGCTTTCGTGATAAGGTAAAGGTCTCTGATTGTTGTTTATGAGCCACATTTGAAGGTGGTTTTAATGTGCGATCCAAGGAAACAATACTACCagacttttctttttccatttggCTAACAGGAATAGAAATATCATCAGACTGAAATGAAACACTATGACTTCTCATAGTAGAAGGCCATAAACTTTCTGGTATACGATCAGCTGATAGCCTTCTAGATGAAATTGGCATAGATGTTGATGAATCATGAACTGGAGTAGAAGGATTTTGATGCGACGGTGGTGTTGATGGATGCTTCCTCTCAGCTGACACAGCTCTCTTTTGCACCACCTGGAAAGGTGTAGGGCTTGTTCTAGTTAGGTTTGGAGATGGAAAACGCCTAGGAACAGAAGATGTTGGTGGAGTGGGTGCTTCATAACTCGAACTAACTTCCTTAGTTCGAGGATGGCTGGTAGTGAGTACTGCATTGTTCTTTTCAACAGCAGCAAGCTTGCATAATCGTTGCTCTAATTTACGTCCATCCATCCGAACTCTCCAAACTAAACCACGTTGACAGgattttccaaataaaaaaacctacATTTAACAGACTGACTTTTAGATGAAGCCATGGAACAAGCCTATATAGAATAACACTCGCTGCCCAAAAAGAAGATATTCTTCCCTGGAATAAATCTTCCACTAACAAAAAATTAGATACATACCTGCATAATGGCATAAAGGAAAGGAATAATTATAAACACCATaggagaataaaataaaactttacataATCTTAGATCTGACTGATGAAGAGCTAGagaattacaagaaaataattgaaatgagcGTGGTTAATCATCAAGAAAAGCCCAAATCCAAGCAGATCaaatcaaacaataacaatGAGTAACAATATCAAGTACAATGGAAAGTCCTTAAAATTTTCAGTCCAGTTCTATCCAACTTATATTAACGTTCACAATACTTTTTGGTTAAATCTACACCAGAGTGCAAATGCAAAGTACTAAGGGGTCTCTTATGGaaatgagaaactagactaTTAAGTCTGTACTGGTTACTGTTCCTGGTCGTGAAGGTGTAGGATAAGAAGACAACAATAAGAAAGGTGAGTAGTGTCTGTGTGTGTGTGAGAGAGAGAAGGCTTCTCTGTCTAAATGTCATTGGTTTTGTCCAAGTTAACAtttattttgggtaaactataaaaataatcacttttgtttacctcagattacattttagtcacttacgttattgttttgttacgaatTAGTCACTCTATCGTTAAACTCTGTTACCTCCCTAGCGGTGGTCCTACGCAGCAGTccaaatagattttaaataCCAACTTGGATGTTCAGTTACTGgaatgaaaataggtttttaattaaataaatttaatttggactgccacgtaggacatccaagttggcatttaaaacccatttgaaTTGCCATGTAGGATcgtcgttagggaggtaacagagcttaacggtagagtaaccacttcataacaaaattataacgtaaatgactaaaacataacatttcaaatataggtgattaaaatgtaatctaaaataaataaaaatgattattttcgTAGTTTACCTTTATCTGTTGTGCTTCTCATGAGAATGCCATTGTCGGATAGGCAGGAAAAAAAATCGTAGCCCCACTTTGGCTTCTTCCCTTCCTTCAATGCCTTCTAGTTTGCTTTCCATGAAAAGGAATTAGGAAATGATCCCAACAAACAATTGCatctaaaaataagaaaaaaaattaaattacatggGAGTTATACTTGGGATCACatgtttgatttactaaatGACGTTaacattaacatataaaaattaaaaacttaaaatgcaactaacaaaatggaaataatttaagtttgttTGTTGGTGTTCATATCTGTTTAGTACACCTAAAAtaattgtaaagaaaaacaagaaaaatattgaaCCTTTGTACTCTAATGTTGTTGAATATATGGGAAACGACCTTCAGTGTCACATGCAAGGAAGATCATTGTCCATCCCCACAAATTAACAGTAAAAACTTTGAATAACACTTGAGAAGATTCTGTAATCGGATAAAATATTGTttctaaattaaacaattatttctaaattgaccatttcttttcttttcttttttgttttccaaATTGAGTAATGAAAATATATGGAAGCAc from Gossypium raimondii isolate GPD5lz unplaced genomic scaffold, ASM2569854v1 Contig00264, whole genome shotgun sequence harbors:
- the LOC105798736 gene encoding AUGMIN subunit 8; the protein is MDGRKLEQRLCKLAAVEKNNAVLTTSHPRTKEVSSSYEAPTPPTSSVPRRFPSPNLTRTSPTPFQVVQKRAVSAERKHPSTPPSHQNPSTPVHDSSTSMPISSRRLSADRIPESLWPSTMRSHSVSFQSDDISIPVSQMEKEKSGSIVSLDRTLKPPSNVAHKQQSETFTLSRKPSPERKRNLLEGKNVADQSENAKPIDDLPSRLIDHHRWPSRIGGKLSSNSLNKSVDFGDKIVKNLSTPIPGTVSSLKRMLMSNNLGKPLQKTSSDAARLLPHEEIGRVGSEAILINDKPLRTTVPIGILCASSLEKLTVANSGSRSQSPSTTSVSRSISPYPAGPSSPPPRGVGPTPRGVSLPPREVSPTRIRTSIASSQSQNSTSVFSSTPRGVIPTPRVLSPTRMRTSNSSSQSHSSTSVLISTPRGVSPTSRVVSPIQIRTSSILSQSHSSTSVISSTPRVVSPTRMGTSTSSSQSHSLTSVISSTPRGVSPTPNVIISIPRGLNPTPIRISTSSSQSHSSTSVISSTPRGFNPTPRVVSPTRMRTSTSSSQCHSSTSVMDSTPRGASPTPRVVSPTQMRTSTSSSQSHSSTSITSPTLMVVTPTWMRTSTSSSQSHSSTSVISSTLRGVSPTPRVVSPTRMRTSTSSTTSVINSTPRGLSPTPRVVSPNRMRISTSSSTSVINSTPRGVSPSPRVVNPTQMRTSTSSSQSHSSTLDINFIIDFQKVRKSASFIEDAHQLHLLYNRYLQWRYANAHSEAVLYIQKVTAEETLYNVWNATLVLWDALIKKRINLQRLKLELKLNSILNDQMGYLKDWVLLERDHIRCLAGAIEDLKATTLHLPITDGGRADSESLKAAICSVVDVMQAMGSSICSLVPKVEGINNWVSELAAISTQEQNMLDQCEALLASTADLQLEEYSLRSHLIQTKQSSKKNKQPVLGTKTFPWP